TTGCTGTGTCTGGAGATGCCAACTATATTGGAGGCCAGTTATTCAGCCTGGACTGGAGCAATTGTGTGCAGTGTTTCAGGGCTGGCCtggaaaagacagcaaaagagTTAGGGATCTTTGAGGGATGTGAGCAAACATTAGTCACGAGCACTTAAAGGAGTACTTCAATCCAGGCATGATCCTCCTCCACAGCTTGGGCACTTTGTGCTCAACAGTTTAGGGTCTGGGAGCAGAGTGGGGCTGAGCACTCTGAGGGTTTCTGAACGGTGAAAGCTGACTTGGacctgggctctgccagcatcATACTAGGatggcacagccagagcagaagGGCTGCTATGCCCTACTAAGTCTGGACAAAAGCAAGACAATCCCGTTCCATTTCAGGTGTTAGTACTTGTGGATTacccagcttttccctgtgtGAGGAACAAAGTATTGCCCACTTCTTCCCTCTGTGGCCCTAACATTGCTTATTTTCCCTATGCCTGCCTTAGGAGTTAGAGACCTGATCTGCAGGCCATCAGCTCCTACCCTGGATGGGGGAAGAGCTATCCAATGGCTTGAGTCTGTGCCTCTTGTGCAGTCCCAATGGAAAATGCTGTGTTCCTGTCCTGCCCTAGTAGCACCAACAGATACCAGAGTCctaaaataaacaagaaatgtTCAGCTGTGCATGGTTTGACAATCATTCAAAACTGGGGCTTCCTGAGAACCAACTGTTTAATGATCAGTGGGAGCTTCCAGGTGTATATTAAAGTCTGGCAAGTTTCTTGTGTCACCATAAAAACCTGAGGCCTCAAACATCACCACCCTTACTCTGTGAGGATGTCACTGGAAAACTCAGCTTTGCCTCCCTACCTACCAAGCATATTCTGTcatctgcttttgcagaaaAGGTGTTCTAACAGCACTATCTTGTGGACACTGCAGGAAATTCATACTGAATAAACCAATTTTAGTGCAAATAGCTGAATTTCATTGAGGATTATGCAGTAAACCATAGGCACTAGGCTGATCTTATAAAGGGGTGTCTcgctgctggctgtggctgccagctGTGTGCAGAATACAGTGGCTATGAGCAATGCAGCACCCTTCAGCCCTGTGCAGAACATACTTTGCTTCCAGGCCCAGTCACCAGGGTGCCAATACACAAGGCCAGTCAGATTTCACATCTCcctataaataaaatttcaagcCAGTTCTaatggcaggagcagggagggtcTGAGCACTTCCATCTGCAGGCAGTGACTCTGCCTCATTCCCAAACACACCATCTCTAACCAGCTTAGGGCTGGAGACTTGACAGAGCTGGGATACTCGGCAGAGAGGAGTGCCAGAGGTGAATGGGTGAATCTTTCCTGGGAGGAACATGTCCCAGTCTTTTCGTTACTGAAAGGATGCCACTTCTCTAAGGTTCTTTTTATGGTCCTGTAGATTCTGGTCCTGTAGATTCTGCTCCTGTGTCTCACCCAATGGCTTTTGTGGCAGCTGCCTGTTACACATACATACTCTCTCAGCCAAAGTCTGGCTGTGTGTGTATGTGGACCATTAAGAAAGAATGATGCTTTGAAGCACTGGAGTTACGCTGGTAGCATGAAAGGAGGACGGATGTAATTTTTCAGGAAGCACTGTAGGTACAAATAATCTACGCACCTGCCGCAGCGCAGACACTCTGGGCCACTGCGGCCTGCGCTGCTGAGCACGGGCAGGAAATGCACAGCGCTGGGTCACACGCAGCAGGTAGATAACCTGGTTGACCATAACATCACTAAAACATTGTGAAGTCTTTTATTAACCGCATAAAATGTAGCTCCGCCGAAGCAGAGCCTCAAAAAATTCCTCGACACTCGTGCCTGTTCCTCTCCACGGAAATCTTTAGTAAAAGGCGAAAGATTTATACGATCTGAAGAGAAACCAGAGTATGATCCGATATACCTGTCCGACATAGCCACCATCTGCTCCACCCCCCATAGGTGAGGGCGACGCCAGCCCGCCCGCGGGCCCCGGCCCCGCATccccgcccggccgggccccgcgggaCGCACACACCGGGCAGCCCCCAGGGCCCGGGAGGGGCAGCGGCCGCAGCGCCGGGCACCGCGGGGCCGCGGAGCACCCTGGGCATGCAAATCAGCCCCGTCCGGGGCGGCCGCAACGGGAGGCGGAGCCGGCGGCGCGGATGGGAGGGGCGAGGTGGTGTTGCTGACTGCGGTGCCGCAGCAAATCCATTTTCCGCACGGCCCGAACCGCTAGGGATCGCTTATATTCCCCATTGCCGCAATTAATTACCGACAACCCACCCCAATGAGCTCAGCATTCGCTCTTTCTTTAGCCGTAAATGGTTAGCTCCACCGCAATGGAGCCACTAAAATTTTCGTAAGACTCGTACTTGTTTTCCCTCCACGGAAATGTTCAGTAAAGGGCGAAAGATTAATGCGATCAGAAGAGAAACCGGAGAATAGCCATGCTGCGCCCCGCACATACGCTCACTCCCTGCCGCCGCCCCACAAGACACGGCGACCTTCACTCAGTTCCTTTTCCTACTTCCCACTCCTTCCGGCGCCTCACCCGGCTCGGCACCAGCCCCCGGCCGGTAGCACAGCCCGGCTGGCCCGAGCCCGGAGCCACGCCGGTTCGGAGCGGCGATGctcggcggggccggcccggtgctgcctgctctgcagcccgGGGATGCTGATCACACCAGGCGGAGGAGGCGGCCCGCCCCGACCAAGCCCGGtgcttcctgccctcctgccggggcggggggagcgaagcggggcagctggggacaaagCGAGCCGAGAGGGGACAAGGACCCCGCGCCGCTCGGCTCTGGTCGCATCGTCGCCACGGCAAGGAGACGCCGCGCAGAGGCAAAAAGTCGGCTCCGGGAAAGGCCGCCCGGATCGGAGCTAGACAGCGAGGGGGTCTTGCTGGGATCCCACGCAAGGTGCTGAGCTCCGAGCGGGCGCCAACACCACCCCTTATCCTCCTGGGAGGGCTGGAGTGCCCGTGACTGCCGGGCAGGTCCCCGGCTGTCGCTTGTCCCGGAGTCCGAAGCGGCGGCACGCAGCGGCTCCGCCGCATCGCCCGCACCGGGAGCAGCGGTTCCGAGCGCGCCCCGTGACGCGCTTCTGCTGACCCGCCCGGGGCAGAGAGGCGGCCGCcagggcgggggcggcgcggaTGGAACCGTGAACGCGGGGTCGGGGCTAACGAGAGAGGAACCTGAGCAGGTTGCGCTTTCAGCCCTGGAACACCGCATGTATCTCAATCTAAACTAACACTTAGCCCTGGAAGTAACTCAGCCTCGAagtttattctgtttttcaccAGAGTAGGGGTAGCTCCACCGAAATGGAGCCTCAAAAAATTCCTCGACACTCGTGCCTGTTCCTCTCCACGGAAATCTTTAGTAAAAGGCGAAAGATTTATACGATCTGAAGAGAAACCAGAGTATGCTCTGGTGCCGGCCCTGGGCCAGTACCCATTCGCGGCTGCCCCTCTGAAGATACGGCGACGCCGATCGCCCCCAAGTTGGAGCCTCTGCTGGCTCGGCCTGTTCTCCCGGCAGCGATCAGAGCTCGGCTTTGCACCGGACCAGCGGTACCGGGGAGCAGCGGGCCGAACTTTACCGTGTCTGCGGCAGCTCCGCGCGGTGCACTCTGGGTATGCAAATTATCCTGAATGGTAATAGGCCTCCCCGCCCCGCCCAGCCCGTGTCGGTCGCAGCCCGGCAGGATCGGGGCCCGGGGATGCTCGAGAGAGACCCCTGTGCCTGGCCTTCGCCCCCGGCACCCTTGCCCAGGCTACCCCACACCGACAAGGGTGCGTAGAGACATCTTACCTTTGTACTGGACCTCCAGGTGTACTGAGCAGAGCACACCCAACCTGGGCTCCATGAACCGACAGGGCACATCTCCTATCATATCCTGGGGGAAAAGGGCAGACTGACAGGGACAGTCTTACACAGTTCTCCACACTGTTCTCTTCCAGGCAGTAGGGCTACCCAGTGCAGACAGAATGCCAAGGAGACAGGCACAGCTTctgcctgagcagggatggacacaggtgGTAACACTGCTCGTTGTCCCCAGCAAGGCCCACTCCTCACCTGCGTGACCCTGAGTGTCTGCACAGCCCCGCGCTGGGCTTGGGGGGAGGTACACAACAGCACAGCTTCAAGGTTTTGGGATCTTGGCTCTGGTACTTGGGATTGCTGTGGCCCAAAGAGTCCAGCAGAACCTGTGCATCCTTTTGACCTTCTGCTGAGTTGGAGGCATTTAAGAACTTGGTCTGGGCTTGCACCCTTGTGCAGAGAAAGAGATGCCAACTTGTGTGCCTGGATGAGCTGTCTCAGCTGTTTCACTGTCACTCTGAGAAAACCCAGTACCACGTCCCGCTTGAAGTGTGGCTCAAACAGCCAGGCCAAAATTTCTCCGTCCTTGTCAGGAGCCACAGCTAAAATACAGTTAGCAAAATTTTCAGCTGGAGTAAGTGGCCAAGGAAGGCCCTTCTGCAGCCATTTACAGAAACAGAGTCTGGAACTGGCACACCAACAGAGTTGCTACAGATCTCACTACTGAGCCTGCTGCTTTGTCTCTCTTGGAGGAAGCTGTGACAGCATGTATCACCCCATGGCCTCTAAGAACGTCCTCTGAACTACAAAACTAACAGGTTTTGGCTTCCACTACCcaggaggaaaaacaggaaaaaaagttgtaaTGCTATTAAAAGATGCAAGCTACAAAACTCTCCCACCCCAGAGAGGAACTCTGGGAAAGTTTGCAGTAGGCGAATGCTGCAGGTAAGGATAGAAACTGTGTTGTGGTTTTAACAGGAGGAATTGCAAC
This sequence is a window from Motacilla alba alba isolate MOTALB_02 chromosome 8, Motacilla_alba_V1.0_pri, whole genome shotgun sequence. Protein-coding genes within it:
- the LOC119704136 gene encoding uncharacterized protein LOC119704136, producing the protein MRRSRCVPPLRTPGQATAGDLPGSHGHSSPPRRIRGGVGARSELSTLRGIPARPPRCLAPIRAAFPGADFLPLRGVSLPWRRCDQSRAARGPCPLSARFVPSCPASLPPPRQEGRKHRAWSGRAASSAWCDQHPRAAEQAAPGRPRRASPLRTGVAPGSGQPGCATGRGLVPSRVRRRKEWEVGKGTE